Part of the Deinococcus cellulosilyticus NBRC 106333 = KACC 11606 genome is shown below.
GGGGTTTTCAGGTATTGTGAGCACAAAAAAACAGCCAGAAATCTTCTGGCTGTTGAATTTGCATCCGGTCAGGGTTGCTGTTCACCCGTCTGGTGTTCCATCTCCTCCATCTTCCTGCGCAGGCTGGGGGGACGCATGTCGGTCCAGATCTCTTTGATGTGATTCAGGCAGTCTTCTTTGTGGCCATGAAAGCCAGCATCCCTCCAGCCCAGAGGAATCTCCCGGTCTTCTGGCCAGATGCTGTACTGCTCCTCATGGTTCACCACCACGTAGATGGTGGTGTCTTCGTGTTCATCCATGTTTCTGCCTCCGTCTTTTCATGGTACGCAATGGATTGAGGCGAGGGGTCAGGGAAAACCCCAGCCATGCCATTCAGTCTTTTGCATTCAGGAAGATCTGAGGGGCATGCCAAAAACGGTGATCTTCATCAGGCGCAACAGCCCAAACAGGACAACAGAAACCAGCAGGGAACCACAAAACAGTTGCCAATACGTTTGAAAAGGAGACATGTCCCTGCGAAGCTCAATGGTGCTTTTTTCAGGGTTGCTGGCATCCACCATCAAGACAAAAGGAACATTCAACGGATGGGTGGGACCATTTTTGACAGCTTTCAGAGCCCCCACCAGATCCGTGCTGTTCCACCTGTAGAAGGAAGGGGAATAAAGGAACACCTTTCGCTGGTGGGTCTGCTGTCCAAAGCTATAACTGTACGTC
Proteins encoded:
- a CDS encoding MbtH family protein; this encodes MDEHEDTTIYVVVNHEEQYSIWPEDREIPLGWRDAGFHGHKEDCLNHIKEIWTDMRPPSLRRKMEEMEHQTGEQQP